One region of Eleutherodactylus coqui strain aEleCoq1 chromosome 5, aEleCoq1.hap1, whole genome shotgun sequence genomic DNA includes:
- the LOC136629156 gene encoding zinc finger protein ZFP2-like, translating to MEKDLNKMAGSVLNLTLEIIFQLTGEDYTIVKKTSSDGCRAPVCDGWGRPLSPITGPPPHPLIHEDINVQKILELTNKMIELLTEEVPIRCQDVAVYFSMEEWEYLEGHKDLYKDAMMETRQPLPSPVPSSKRSPPERCPRPLLPQDHQLLYPDKDLTVINTTKINLTVKQEPKEETPTDDGTGSSEGYLIAVDCKAEDSGITQDRYEEPAITPDIPSALHSKDPSSDPFIQGLFSGSSQTDKQKKNYRREEHPRAPTREKPYSCSNCGKCFTLKSNLVKHQLIHTGEKPFSCPQCGKCFSRKSHLVEHERIHTGEKPFSCPICGKYFSVKTHLNRHKNRHTGDKTFSCSECGKCFRDKSNLYQHQKIHTGEKPYSCSECGKFFTMKSNLIVHKRTHTGDKPFSCSECGKCFSQKSDLVRHQRIHTGVKPFACSECGKGFTVKLHLDQHQSRHTGDNTFSCSKCGKCFTDNSNLNQHLRIHTREKPFPCLECGKFFTIKSKLVVHQRTHTGEKPFSCLECGKCFSRKERLIEHQRSHTGEKPFSCPECGKCFSRKARLVEHHRLHTGEKPYSCTVCGKRFNQNSALIAHQRTHIGKQHVSCHLIKKSQKNIK from the exons ATGGAGAAGGACCTGAACAAGATGGCAGGGAGTGTactaaatctcaccctagagataatcttccagcttactggagag gattacacaatagtgaagaagacctctagtgatggctgtcgggcccctgtgtgtgatggatggggaagacccctgagcccaatcacggggcccccaccacaccccctgatacatgaggacatcaatgtacagaagattctagaactcaccaacaagatgattgagctgctgactgaagag gttcctataaggtgtcaggatgttgctgtctatttctccatggaggagtgggagtatttagaaggacacaaggatctgtacaaggacgccatgatggagacccgccagccgctcccatcaccag ttccatccagtaagagaagcccaccagagagatgtccccgtcctcttcttccacaggaccatcag cttttgtatccggaTAAAGATCTGACTGTTATTAATACTACCAAGATAAATTTGACGGTCAAGCAGGAGCCTAAAGAGGAAACTCCTACAG ATGATGGTACTGGGAGCTCAGAGGGTTATCTGATAGCTGTagattgtaaagcagaagattctggtatcacacaagatagatatgaagagcctgccattaccccagatatcccctcagcccttcacagcaaagatccatcatctgatcctttTATACAAGGCTTATTTTCTGGttcatcacagactgataagcagaagaaaaattacaGGAGGGAGGAACATCCAAGAGCTCCAACAAGGGAGAAGCCGTATTCGTGTTctaattgtgggaaatgttttactctaaAATCaaaccttgttaaacatcaattaattcacacaggggagaagccattttcatgtccacaatgtgggaaatgtttctcaagaaaatcacatcttgttgaacatgagagaattcacacaggagagaaaccattttcatgtccaaTATGTGGCAAATATTTTTCTGTGAAAACCCATCTTAATAGACATAAAAATCGTCACACAGGGGATaagacattttcatgttctgaatgtggaaaatgttttagagaTAAATCCAATCTTTATCAACAtcaaaaaattcacacaggggagaagccatattcatgttcagaatgtgggaaattttTTACTATGAAATCAAATCTTATTGTCCAtaaaagaactcacacaggagataagccattttcatgttcagaatgtgggaaatgtttttctcagaagtcagatcttgttagacatcagagaattcacacaggagtgaaaccatttgcatgttcagaatgtggcaaaggtTTCACTGTAAAATTACATCTTGATCAACATCAAAGTCGTCACACAGGGGACAACACCTTTTCATGTTCtaaatgtgggaagtgttttacagaTAATTCAAATCTTAATCAACATCTAAGAATTCACACAAGGGAGAAGCCTTtcccatgtttagaatgtggcaaGTTTTTTACTATTAAATCTAAGCTTGTTGtgcatcaaagaactcacacaggagagaagccattttcttgtctagaatgtggaaaatgtttctcaAGAAAAGAACGTCTTATTGAACATCAGAgatctcacacaggagagaaaccattttcatgtccagaatgtgggaaatgtttttcaagGAAAGCGCGTCTTGTTGAACATCACagacttcacacaggagagaagccatattcatgtactGTTTGTGGAAAGCGTTTTAACCAAAACTCAGCTCTAATTgcacatcaaagaactcacataGGAAAACAGCATGTTTCTTGTCATCTTATTAAGAAatcacaaaaaaatataaaataa